The following coding sequences lie in one Pseudorca crassidens isolate mPseCra1 chromosome 2, mPseCra1.hap1, whole genome shotgun sequence genomic window:
- the KISS1 gene encoding metastasis-suppressor KiSS-1, with translation MNSLVSWQLTIFLCAVSFRETLEKATPMENPRATGPRLRPPALLASGAQSPRCAERKPAAAGPSPRGASLCPPPESSAGPQLPGLCAPRSRLIPAPRGAVLVQREKDLSAYNWNSFGLRYGKRHTAPPGSRGQGAGRG, from the exons ATGAACTCGCTGGTTTCTTGGCAGTTGACGATTTTCCTCTGTGCCGTCTCCTTCAGGGAGACATTAGAAAAGGCGACGCCCATGGAGAACCCTAGAGCCACAG GCCCGCGGCTCAGACCTCCGGCGCTCCTGGCCTCCGGGGCGCAGAGCCCGCGGTGCGCGGAGAGGAAGCCCGCCGCTGCCGGGCCGAGCCCTCGGGGGGCCTCGCTGTGCCCTCCACCCGAGAGCTCCGCTGGGCCCCAGCTGCCGGGCCTGTGCGCCCCCCGCAGTCGCCTGATCCCCGCCCCGCGCGGCGCGGTGCTGGTGCAGCGGGAGAAGGACCTGTCCGCCTACAACTGGAACTCCTTCGGTCTACGTTACGGAAAGCGACACACTGCGCCGCCCGGCAGCCGCGGCCAAGGCGCCGGGCGGGGCTGA
- the GOLT1A gene encoding vesicle transport protein GOT1A gives MISITEWQKIGVGTTGFGVFFILFGMFLYFDSVLLAFGNLLFLTGLSLIIGLRKTFSFFFQRHKLKGTSFFLGGVVIVLLRWPLLGMFLETYGFFNLFKGFFSVAFDFLGNTSNIPFLSVLFRRLQGTGSMV, from the exons ATGATCTCCATCACCGAATGGCAGA AGATTGGTGTGGGCACCACCGGCTTCGGCGTCTTCTTCATCCTCTTTGGAATGTTCCTGTACTTTGATTCGGTGCTCCTGGCCTTCGGAAAC cTGCTGTTCCTGACTGGCCTCTCCCTCATCATCGGCCTGAGGAAGacgttttccttcttcttccagaGGCACAAGCTCAAGGGGACCAGCTTCTTCCTGGGGGGCGTGGTCATCGTGCTCCTGCGCTGGCCCCTCCTGGGCATGTTCCTGGAAACCTATGGCTTCTTTAACCTCTTCAA GGGCTTTTTCTCTGTCGCCTTTGACTTCTTGGGCAATACCTCCAACATCCCCTTCCTGAGCGTG CTGTTCCGGAGGCTTCAAGGCACCGGCTCAATGGTCTGA